The Streptococcus mitis genome has a segment encoding these proteins:
- a CDS encoding PTS transporter subunit IIBC: MMKDTFKNVLSFEFWQKFGKALMVVIAVMPAAGLMISIGKSLVMINPTFAPLVITGGILEQIGWGVIGNLHILFALAIGGSWAKERAGGAFAAGLAFILINRITGTIFGVSGDMLKNPEAMVTTLFGGSIKVADYFISVMEAPALNMGVFVGIISGFVGATAYNKYYNFRKLPDALSFFNGKRFVPFVVILRSAIAAILLAAFWPVVQTGINSFGIWIANSQETAPILAPFLYGTLERLLLPFGLHHMLTIPMNYTALGGTYEILTGAAKGTQVFGQDPLWLAWVTDLVNLKGTDASHYQQLLDTVHPARFKVGQMIGSFGILMGVIVAIYRNVDADKKHKYKGMMIATALATFLTGVTEPIEYMFMFVATPMYLVYSLVQGAAFAMADVVNLRMHSFGSIEFLTRTPIAISAGIGMDIVNFIWVTVLFAVIMYFIANFMIQKFNYATPGRNGNYETAEGSEEASSEVKVAAGSQAVNIINLLGGRANIVDVDACMTRLRVTVKDADKVGNAEQWKAEGAMGLVMKGQGVQAIYGPKADVLKSDIQDILDSGEIIPETLPSQMTEAQQNTVHFKGLTEEVYSVADGQVVALEQVKDPVFAQKMMGDGFAVEPANGNIVSPVSGTVSSIFPTKHALGLVTESGLEVLVHIGLDTVSLEGKPFTVHVAEGQKVVAGDLLVTADLDAIRAADRETSTVVVFTNAEAIKSVKLEKTGSLAAKTAVAKVEL; this comes from the coding sequence ATGATGAAAGATACATTCAAAAATGTCTTGTCTTTCGAGTTTTGGCAAAAATTCGGTAAGGCTTTGATGGTGGTTATCGCGGTTATGCCGGCTGCTGGTTTGATGATTTCAATCGGTAAGTCACTTGTGATGATTAACCCAACTTTTGCACCACTTGTCATCACAGGTGGGATTCTTGAGCAAATTGGTTGGGGGGTTATCGGTAACCTTCACATTTTGTTTGCCCTAGCAATTGGAGGAAGCTGGGCTAAAGAACGTGCTGGTGGTGCTTTCGCCGCTGGTCTTGCCTTCATCTTGATTAACCGTATCACTGGTACAATCTTTGGCGTATCAGGAGATATGTTGAAAAATCCAGAAGCTATGGTAACAACTCTCTTTGGTGGATCAATCAAAGTTGCTGATTACTTCATTAGCGTTATGGAAGCACCTGCCTTGAACATGGGTGTGTTCGTAGGGATCATCTCAGGTTTTGTAGGGGCAACTGCTTACAACAAATACTACAACTTCCGTAAACTTCCTGATGCACTTTCATTCTTCAACGGGAAACGTTTCGTACCATTTGTAGTTATTCTTCGTTCAGCAATCGCTGCAATTCTACTTGCTGCCTTTTGGCCAGTAGTTCAAACAGGTATCAATAGCTTTGGTATCTGGATTGCCAACTCACAAGAAACTGCTCCAATCCTTGCACCATTCTTGTATGGTACTTTGGAACGTTTGCTCTTGCCATTTGGTCTCCACCACATGTTGACAATCCCAATGAACTACACAGCTCTTGGTGGTACTTATGAGATTTTGACGGGTGCAGCTAAAGGTACTCAAGTATTTGGTCAAGACCCACTATGGCTTGCATGGGTAACAGACCTTGTTAACCTTAAAGGTACAGATGCAAGTCACTACCAACAATTGTTAGATACTGTTCACCCAGCTCGTTTCAAAGTTGGACAAATGATCGGTTCATTCGGTATCTTGATGGGTGTGATTGTGGCTATCTACCGTAATGTTGATGCTGATAAGAAACACAAATACAAAGGTATGATGATTGCAACTGCTCTTGCAACATTCTTGACAGGGGTTACTGAACCAATCGAATACATGTTTATGTTCGTCGCAACACCTATGTATCTTGTTTACTCACTTGTTCAAGGTGCGGCCTTCGCTATGGCTGACGTCGTGAACCTACGTATGCACTCATTCGGTTCAATCGAGTTCTTGACTCGTACACCTATTGCGATTAGCGCTGGTATCGGTATGGATATTGTTAACTTTATCTGGGTAACTGTTCTCTTTGCCGTAATCATGTACTTTATCGCAAACTTCATGATTCAAAAATTCAACTACGCAACTCCAGGGCGTAACGGAAACTACGAAACTGCTGAAGGTTCAGAAGAAGCTAGCAGCGAAGTGAAAGTTGCAGCAGGTTCTCAAGCTGTAAACATTATTAACCTTCTTGGTGGACGTGCAAACATCGTTGATGTTGACGCATGTATGACTCGTCTTCGTGTAACTGTTAAAGATGCTGATAAAGTAGGAAATGCAGAGCAATGGAAAGCAGAAGGAGCTATGGGTCTTGTCATGAAAGGACAAGGGGTTCAAGCTATCTACGGTCCAAAAGCAGACGTATTGAAATCTGATATCCAAGATATCCTTGATTCAGGTGAAATTATTCCTGAAACTCTTCCAAGTCAAATGACAGAAGCGCAACAAAACACTGTTCACTTCAAAGGTCTTACTGAGGAAGTTTACTCAGTAGCAGACGGTCAAGTTGTTGCCTTGGAACAAGTGAAAGATCCAGTATTTGCTCAAAAAATGATGGGTGACGGATTTGCTGTAGAACCTGCAAATGGAAACATTGTATCTCCAGTTTCAGGTACTGTATCAAGCATCTTCCCTACAAAACATGCTCTTGGTCTTGTGACTGAATCAGGTCTTGAAGTATTGGTTCACATTGGTTTGGACACAGTAAGTCTTGAAGGAAAACCATTTACTGTTCATGTAGCTGAAGGACAAAAAGTTGTAGCAGGTGATCTTCTTGTCACAGCTGACTTGGATGCTATCCGTGCAGCAGATCGTGAAACTTCAACAGTGGTTGTCTTCACAAATGCTGAAGCTATTAAATCAGTTAAATTAGAAAAAACAGGTTCTCTTGCAGCTAAAACAGCAGTTGCTAAAGTAGAATTGTAA
- the ftsX gene encoding permease-like cell division protein FtsX — translation MISRFFRHLFESLKSLKRNGWMTVAAVSSVMITLTLVALFASVIFNTAKLATDIENNVRVMVYIRKDVADNSETIVKEGQTVTNNDYHKVYDALKAMPTVKSVTFSSKEEQYQKLTETMGDDWKVFEGDANPLYDAYVVDTNTPSDVQKVAEEAKKIEGVSEVQDGGANTQRLFQLASFIRVWGLVIAGLLIFIAVFLISNTIRITIISRSREIQIMRLVGAKNGYIRGPFLLEGAFIGLFGAAIPSVLVFFVYNMVYQSVNKSLIGQNLSMITPDIFIPLMIALLFVIGIFIGSIGSGISMRRFLKI, via the coding sequence ATGATTAGTAGATTTTTTCGTCATTTATTTGAATCATTAAAAAGTTTGAAACGAAATGGCTGGATGACAGTTGCTGCTGTTAGTTCGGTTATGATTACTTTGACACTTGTTGCCTTGTTTGCATCTGTTATTTTTAACACGGCAAAATTGGCTACCGATATTGAAAACAATGTCCGAGTGATGGTTTACATTCGTAAGGATGTAGCCGACAATAGTGAGACTATTGTAAAAGAAGGTCAAACAGTAACCAATAATGATTACCATAAGGTATATGATGCTTTGAAAGCTATGCCCACTGTTAAAAGTGTTACCTTCTCAAGTAAAGAAGAGCAGTACCAGAAATTAACTGAAACGATGGGCGATGATTGGAAAGTTTTTGAAGGGGATGCCAATCCACTCTACGATGCTTACGTAGTAGATACAAATACCCCAAGTGATGTCCAAAAAGTAGCTGAAGAGGCTAAAAAAATTGAAGGTGTGTCAGAAGTTCAAGATGGCGGTGCAAATACCCAGCGTCTTTTCCAACTTGCTTCCTTCATTCGTGTTTGGGGATTAGTTATAGCTGGTCTGTTGATCTTTATAGCAGTGTTCTTAATTTCCAACACTATTCGTATTACAATCATTTCACGTAGTCGTGAAATTCAAATCATGCGTTTGGTGGGGGCTAAAAATGGTTATATCAGAGGTCCATTCTTATTAGAAGGTGCCTTTATCGGTTTGTTTGGTGCTGCAATCCCATCAGTTTTAGTTTTCTTTGTTTACAATATGGTTTATCAATCTGTAAATAAATCATTGATTGGGCAAAACTTGTCAATGATTACACCAGATATATTTATACCTCTCATGATTGCACTTCTTTTTGTTATCGGTATCTTTATTGGTTCAATTGGATCTGGTATATCAATGAGACGTTTCCTAAAGATTTAA
- the ftsE gene encoding cell division ATP-binding protein FtsE codes for MSIIEMRDVVKKYDNGTTALRGVSVSVQPGEFVYIVGPSGAGKSTFIRALYREVKIEKGSLTVADFNLVKIKKKDIPLLRRSVGVVFQDYKLLPKKTVYENIAYAMEVIGESRRNIKKRVMEVLDLVGLKHKVRSFPNELSGGEQQRIAIARAIVNNPKVLIADEPTGNLDPDNSWEIMNLLERINLQGTTVLMATHNSQIVNTLRHRVIAIENGRVVRDEAKGEYGYDD; via the coding sequence ATGTCAATTATTGAAATGAGAGATGTCGTCAAAAAATACGACAACGGAACGACTGCCCTACGTGGTGTTTCGGTAAGCGTTCAACCAGGGGAATTTGTTTACATCGTAGGACCTTCAGGAGCAGGAAAGTCAACATTTATTAGAGCTTTGTACCGAGAAGTCAAAATCGAAAAAGGAAGCTTAACAGTAGCAGATTTTAATCTAGTTAAAATCAAGAAGAAAGATATTCCGCTTCTACGTCGTAGTGTTGGGGTGGTCTTCCAAGACTATAAACTCTTGCCAAAGAAAACCGTCTATGAAAATATTGCCTATGCAATGGAAGTTATTGGTGAGAGTCGCCGTAATATCAAAAAACGTGTTATGGAAGTTTTAGACTTGGTTGGATTGAAGCATAAGGTTCGTTCTTTTCCAAATGAACTTTCGGGGGGAGAACAACAACGGATTGCGATTGCACGTGCTATTGTAAACAATCCCAAAGTATTGATTGCGGACGAACCAACAGGAAACTTGGACCCGGATAATTCATGGGAGATCATGAATTTGTTGGAACGCATCAATCTCCAAGGTACAACTGTCTTGATGGCTACCCACAACAGTCAGATTGTAAATACCTTGCGCCACCGTGTCATTGCCATTGAAAATGGCCGTGTCGTTCGTGACGAAGCTAAAGGAGAATATGGATACGATGATTAG
- the prfB gene encoding peptide chain release factor 2 (programmed frameshift), with protein MDISEIRQKIDANREKLASFRGSLDLEGLEEEIAILENKMTEPDFWNDNIAAQKTSQELNELKNTYNTFHKMEELQDEVEILLDFLAEDESVHEELVAQLSELDKMMTSYEMTLLLSEPYDHNNAILEIHPGSGGTEAQDWGDMLLRMYTRYGNAKGFKVEVLDYQAGDEAGIKSVTLSFEGPNAYGLLKSEMGVHRLVRISPFDSAKRRHTSFTSVEVMPELDDTIEVEIREDDIKMDTFRSGGAGGQNVNKVSTGVRLTHIPTGTVVQSTVDRTQYGNRDRAMKMLQAKLYQMEQEKKAAEVDSLKGEKKEITWGSQIRSYVFTPYTMVKDHRTSFEVAQVDKVMDGDLDGFIDAYLKWRIS; from the exons ATGGACATTTCAGAAATTCGTCAGAAAATTGACGCAAATCGTGAAAAATTAGCTTCTTTCAGGGGGTCTCTT GACCTCGAGGGTCTAGAGGAAGAGATTGCCATCTTGGAAAACAAGATGACAGAACCTGATTTTTGGAACGATAATATCGCGGCCCAAAAAACGTCGCAAGAATTAAATGAATTAAAAAACACCTACAACACATTCCACAAAATGGAAGAGTTGCAGGATGAAGTTGAAATTTTATTAGACTTTTTAGCTGAAGATGAGTCAGTGCATGAAGAATTGGTTGCACAGTTATCAGAACTCGATAAAATGATGACTAGCTATGAGATGACCCTTCTCTTGTCAGAACCTTATGACCATAATAATGCGATTTTGGAAATCCATCCAGGATCAGGTGGTACTGAAGCTCAGGACTGGGGTGATATGTTACTTCGTATGTACACTCGCTATGGAAATGCCAAAGGATTTAAAGTAGAAGTTTTGGATTACCAAGCAGGAGATGAAGCTGGTATTAAGTCAGTAACCCTATCATTTGAAGGGCCTAATGCCTATGGCCTTCTCAAGTCAGAAATGGGTGTTCACCGTTTGGTGCGAATTTCACCATTTGACTCTGCTAAACGTCGCCATACCTCTTTCACATCGGTGGAAGTAATGCCAGAATTGGATGATACCATTGAAGTGGAAATCCGTGAAGATGATATCAAGATGGATACTTTCCGTTCAGGTGGTGCTGGTGGACAAAACGTCAATAAGGTTTCAACAGGTGTGCGTTTGACACACATTCCTACGGGAACTGTGGTCCAATCAACAGTGGATCGTACCCAATATGGAAATAGAGATCGTGCCATGAAGATGTTGCAGGCTAAGCTCTATCAAATGGAGCAAGAAAAGAAAGCTGCGGAAGTTGATTCCCTCAAGGGTGAGAAAAAGGAAATCACATGGGGAAGCCAAATCCGTTCATATGTTTTCACGCCATATACTATGGTAAAAGATCACCGAACTAGCTTTGAAGTTGCACAAGTAGATAAGGTTATGGATGGAGACCTAGATGGTTTTATTGATGCCTATCTCAAGTGGCGAATTAGCTAA
- a CDS encoding CBS domain-containing protein, with protein MAVKDFMTRKVVYISPDTTVSHAADLMREQGLHRLPVIENDQLVGLVTEGTIAQASPSKATSLSIYEMNYLLNKTKVKDVMIRDVVTVSGYASLEDATYLMLKNKIGILPVVDNHQVYGVITDRDVFQAFLEIAGYGEEGIRVRFVTEDEVGVLGKIVSLIVEENLNISHTVNIPRKDGKVIIEVQIDGSIDLPALKEKFESENIQVEEITRTSAKVL; from the coding sequence ATGGCAGTTAAAGATTTTATGACCCGTAAGGTAGTTTATATTAGTCCAGATACAACTGTATCTCATGCAGCAGATTTAATGAGAGAGCAAGGATTGCATCGCTTGCCTGTTATCGAAAATGATCAATTGGTTGGTTTGGTAACTGAAGGAACCATTGCGCAAGCTAGTCCATCAAAAGCAACCAGTCTTTCTATCTATGAGATGAATTATCTTCTAAATAAGACCAAAGTAAAAGATGTCATGATTCGAGATGTTGTTACTGTTTCAGGTTATGCTAGTCTAGAAGATGCAACTTATCTGATGCTGAAAAACAAGATTGGTATTCTTCCTGTTGTTGATAACCATCAAGTCTATGGTGTTATTACTGACCGTGACGTTTTCCAAGCCTTTCTTGAAATTGCTGGCTATGGTGAAGAAGGAATTCGTGTGCGCTTTGTTACTGAAGATGAAGTCGGTGTTCTCGGAAAGATTGTTTCTTTGATTGTAGAAGAAAATTTGAATATCTCCCATACAGTCAATATTCCACGAAAAGATGGCAAGGTGATTATCGAAGTACAAATCGATGGCTCAATTGATTTACCAGCCTTGAAAGAAAAATTTGAATCAGAGAATATTCAAGTAGAAGAAATTACTCGAACTTCAGCAAAAGTCTTGTAA
- a CDS encoding cytosine permease, translated as MSQMNDYIQQETITGIVPMTNKDRQYSFWDLFLSTSGFAIATWCYTQGAYVAQYLTFNQMLINIFSFNIIWVFIECLPILFAVKYGIDLWIWLRAVLGKRGVALLSTIISLANFGWYAVAANLFASSMIHLANNFGLGLEKGVWAPILGTLCVLLGTLIALGGPEVIKWTNRFLVIALLIVGLIIVGICFVAVPITDIMNIQPATQGDLTPLERFMLSGEGNVAFAFSWSTQALVLPRLAKSERSGYWATALSYGVVAPFFVATGGVMALAMFVKTGVYESDPTTMLSTLSTPAFALLSLLLVAFANIGTQGTGSYVNCMIVKSGMPKVSYKLMVWIAMIYVSLLTIWGGVEEYFGSFISLAAYIQGPIIGMIVVDYFILRKRKLDLRSAYFLEGHDAYEFTKGFNLVGLSCVFISLLVAVLFVYNPVTAQIQSPIFLVTTGSGFTAIFGGLLYWLASLTPLRRYMIKDRDTVTI; from the coding sequence ATGTCTCAAATGAATGACTATATCCAACAAGAAACCATAACAGGAATTGTCCCCATGACCAATAAGGATCGTCAGTATTCTTTTTGGGATCTCTTTCTATCGACAAGTGGTTTTGCCATCGCAACTTGGTGTTATACCCAAGGGGCTTATGTAGCTCAATATTTGACCTTTAATCAAATGTTGATTAATATTTTCAGCTTTAACATTATCTGGGTCTTTATTGAATGTCTTCCTATTTTGTTTGCCGTTAAATATGGAATTGATTTATGGATTTGGTTGAGAGCTGTTCTAGGAAAAAGAGGTGTAGCCCTGTTATCAACCATTATTAGCTTGGCTAACTTTGGCTGGTATGCTGTTGCGGCCAATCTTTTTGCCAGTTCTATGATCCATTTGGCAAACAATTTTGGTCTTGGTTTAGAAAAGGGAGTATGGGCGCCTATTCTCGGTACCCTCTGTGTTCTTCTCGGTACTCTCATAGCTCTTGGAGGTCCAGAAGTGATTAAATGGACCAATCGTTTCTTGGTTATCGCCTTGTTGATTGTCGGTCTGATTATCGTTGGAATCTGCTTTGTCGCCGTTCCCATAACTGATATTATGAATATTCAACCAGCCACCCAAGGAGATTTGACACCATTAGAACGCTTCATGCTCTCCGGGGAAGGAAATGTTGCCTTTGCTTTCTCTTGGTCTACACAGGCATTGGTTTTACCACGTTTAGCAAAATCAGAACGCAGTGGTTATTGGGCTACAGCCTTATCATACGGAGTTGTGGCTCCATTCTTCGTTGCGACTGGTGGAGTTATGGCTCTAGCCATGTTTGTCAAAACAGGTGTTTATGAAAGTGATCCAACAACAATGCTATCAACTCTAAGCACTCCAGCCTTTGCACTCCTAAGTCTACTACTAGTAGCCTTTGCCAATATTGGAACCCAAGGGACAGGATCATACGTGAACTGTATGATTGTAAAAAGTGGGATGCCTAAAGTAAGTTATAAGCTAATGGTTTGGATTGCCATGATTTACGTGAGTCTACTCACCATCTGGGGAGGAGTGGAAGAGTATTTCGGATCCTTCATCTCCCTAGCTGCTTATATTCAGGGGCCAATTATTGGTATGATTGTTGTCGATTACTTTATCTTAAGAAAACGAAAACTCGACTTGCGTTCAGCCTATTTCCTTGAAGGTCATGACGCTTACGAGTTTACTAAGGGATTTAACTTGGTTGGCTTGTCTTGTGTATTTATCTCTTTATTGGTAGCAGTACTATTTGTTTACAACCCTGTAACAGCACAAATTCAAAGTCCAATTTTCTTAGTCACAACGGGTAGTGGTTTTACGGCGATATTCGGAGGCCTATTATACTGGCTAGCTAGTCTTACCCCATTGAGACGTTATATGATAAAAGATCGAGACACTGTTACGATTTAA
- a CDS encoding phosphotransferase, which produces MVTEKQFKLLRFMLIHKEKTFTQRQLAEKLDLSLGTVNALVKKLKEEKWIDEEHHLTELGQKVLDPYRVENAIIMAAGMSSRFAPLSYEIPKGLLQVKGERLIEREIRQLQEAGIEDITVIVGYLQEKMFYLAEKFGVKIVVNNDYYKYNNCSSLMLVKDQLSNTYICSSDNYFVENPFEQYIYRGYYSTIFAEGQTDEYCAIEDSNHTITDIKIGGENSWAMVGHVYFDRAFSEKFKEILETEFQHEPYREQLWEDYYSRHVKELLLEARHYSSDIVKEFDSLDELRQFDERYLINADSAIIDNICKTLKCVASDIVNIKPLKDGLTNTSFSFDCIGKKYVYRHPGRGTENYIDRASEAVSMEIAAKLEIDRTFVAMNKYEGWKISEFIPNAKQLDYENWDDVTKAMDLLRCLHQSGEKTGHSFDQFEGINDFREKLKARNRFEFDGLEELDETVSILKNYLQNDPKQVVLCHGDSYSPNFLLNEAGEMSLIDWEYSGMGEPAGDLGTFIACSNYTVEDAEKVLEIYLQEVPDKKTKRHYLAYVAVTSYYWFLWALFQESVGKPVGEFLYIWYRYTKQYGQLALDLYREEN; this is translated from the coding sequence ATGGTAACAGAAAAACAATTTAAACTTTTGCGTTTTATGTTGATACATAAAGAAAAGACCTTCACTCAGAGGCAGTTAGCTGAAAAGCTAGATCTATCTTTAGGTACAGTTAATGCATTGGTGAAAAAATTGAAAGAAGAGAAGTGGATTGATGAGGAGCATCACTTAACTGAACTAGGCCAGAAAGTTTTAGACCCCTATCGAGTAGAAAATGCTATTATAATGGCTGCTGGCATGAGTAGTCGTTTTGCTCCCTTATCTTATGAAATTCCAAAAGGATTGCTTCAAGTTAAGGGTGAACGCTTGATTGAGAGGGAAATTAGACAACTGCAAGAAGCAGGAATAGAGGATATCACCGTTATTGTAGGCTATCTACAAGAAAAAATGTTCTATCTTGCTGAGAAATTTGGTGTAAAAATTGTAGTGAACAATGATTACTACAAATATAATAACTGTTCGTCTCTTATGTTGGTTAAAGATCAACTTTCCAACACTTATATTTGTTCATCGGATAATTATTTTGTGGAAAATCCCTTTGAGCAATATATTTATAGAGGTTACTACTCGACTATATTTGCAGAAGGTCAAACGGACGAATATTGTGCTATAGAGGACTCTAATCACACAATCACTGATATCAAGATTGGTGGGGAAAATTCTTGGGCCATGGTGGGGCACGTGTATTTTGACCGTGCATTTAGCGAGAAATTCAAAGAAATATTAGAAACCGAGTTTCAGCACGAACCTTATCGGGAACAGCTTTGGGAGGATTACTATAGTCGCCATGTCAAGGAACTCCTTTTAGAAGCTCGTCACTATTCATCGGATATTGTTAAAGAGTTTGATTCACTAGATGAACTACGTCAATTTGATGAACGTTATTTGATAAATGCAGACTCAGCTATTATTGATAATATCTGTAAGACACTAAAGTGTGTGGCATCAGATATTGTCAATATCAAGCCTTTAAAAGATGGGTTAACCAACACTTCATTTTCATTTGACTGTATAGGGAAAAAATATGTTTACCGTCATCCGGGCAGGGGAACTGAAAATTATATTGATCGAGCTAGTGAAGCAGTTTCTATGGAAATTGCCGCAAAATTAGAGATTGACCGTACCTTTGTAGCTATGAACAAGTATGAGGGCTGGAAAATTTCAGAATTTATTCCCAATGCTAAGCAACTTGATTATGAAAATTGGGATGATGTGACAAAAGCAATGGACCTCTTGAGATGCTTGCACCAATCTGGAGAAAAAACGGGACATTCCTTTGATCAATTTGAGGGAATTAATGATTTTAGAGAAAAATTGAAAGCTAGAAATCGATTTGAGTTTGATGGTCTCGAGGAATTGGATGAAACTGTTTCAATTCTCAAAAACTATTTACAGAATGATCCGAAACAGGTTGTTCTTTGTCATGGTGATTCCTATAGTCCCAATTTTTTGTTGAATGAAGCAGGTGAAATGAGCTTGATTGATTGGGAATATTCTGGAATGGGAGAGCCGGCAGGAGATTTGGGAACTTTTATCGCTTGTTCCAACTACACTGTAGAGGACGCAGAAAAAGTACTTGAAATTTATCTACAAGAAGTACCAGATAAGAAAACCAAACGTCACTACTTAGCTTATGTAGCAGTGACCTCATATTATTGGTTCTTATGGGCTTTGTTCCAGGAGAGTGTCGGAAAACCAGTTGGTGAGTTTCTCTACATCTGGTATCGTTATACTAAACAATATGGACAACTGGCCCTTGATTTGTATAGGGAGGAAAACTAA
- a CDS encoding ABC transporter ATP-binding protein produces MSMLKVDNLSVHYGMIQAVRDVSFEVNEGEVVSLIGANGAGKTTILRTLSGLVRPSSGKIEFLGQEIQKMPAQKIVAGGLSQVPEGRHVFPGLTVMENLEMGAFLKKNREENQANLKKVFSRFPRLEERKNQDAATLSGGEQQMLAMGRALMSTPKLLLLDEPSMGLAPIFIQEIFDIIQDIQKQGTTVLLIEQNANKALAISDRGYVLETGKIVLSGTGKELASSEEVRKAYLGG; encoded by the coding sequence ATGTCTATGTTAAAAGTTGATAATCTTTCTGTGCATTACGGCATGATCCAAGCAGTCCGTGATGTAAGCTTTGAAGTGAATGAAGGAGAAGTTGTTTCCCTTATCGGTGCCAATGGTGCTGGTAAAACAACCATTCTCCGTACCTTGTCTGGTTTGGTTAGACCGAGTTCAGGAAAGATTGAATTTTTAGGTCAAGAAATCCAAAAAATGCCAGCTCAGAAAATCGTAGCAGGTGGTCTTTCACAAGTACCAGAAGGACGCCACGTCTTTCCTGGCTTGACTGTTATGGAAAATCTAGAAATGGGAGCTTTCTTAAAGAAAAATCGTGAAGAAAATCAAGCTAATTTGAAGAAAGTTTTCTCACGCTTCCCACGTCTTGAAGAACGGAAGAACCAAGATGCAGCTACTCTTTCAGGGGGAGAACAGCAAATGCTTGCCATGGGACGCGCCCTCATGTCAACACCAAAACTTCTTCTTTTAGATGAACCATCAATGGGACTTGCCCCAATCTTTATCCAAGAGATTTTTGATATCATTCAAGACATCCAGAAACAAGGAACAACCGTCCTCTTGATTGAACAAAATGCCAATAAAGCACTCGCAATCTCTGACCGAGGCTATGTATTGGAAACAGGGAAAATCGTTCTATCAGGAACAGGAAAAGAACTCGCTTCATCAGAAGAAGTCAGAAAAGCATATCTGGGTGGTTAA
- a CDS encoding ABC transporter ATP-binding protein, with translation MALLEVKQLTKHFGGLTAVGDVTLELNEGELVGLIGPNGAGKTTLFNLLTGVYEPSEGTVTLDGHLLNGKSPYKIASLGLGRTFQNIRLFKDLTVLDNVLIAFGNHHKQHVFASFLRLPAFYKSEKELKAKALELLKIFDLDGDAETLAKNLAYGQQRRLEIVRALATEPKILFLDEPAAGMNPQETAELTELIRRIKDEFKITIMLIEHDMNLVMEVTERIYVLEYGRLIAQGTPDEIKTNKRVIEAYLGGEA, from the coding sequence ATGGCATTACTTGAAGTAAAACAGTTAACCAAACATTTTGGCGGTCTAACAGCTGTTGGAGATGTGACTCTTGAATTGAACGAAGGGGAATTGGTTGGACTAATCGGTCCAAACGGAGCTGGGAAAACCACCCTTTTCAACCTCTTGACGGGTGTTTATGAACCAAGTGAGGGAACAGTAACCCTAGATGGTCACCTTTTGAATGGAAAGTCACCTTATAAGATTGCTTCTTTGGGACTTGGACGTACATTCCAAAATATCCGTCTCTTTAAAGATTTAACGGTTTTGGATAATGTTTTGATTGCCTTTGGCAACCATCACAAACAACATGTTTTTGCTAGTTTCTTACGCCTACCAGCTTTTTACAAGAGTGAAAAAGAATTAAAGGCTAAAGCCTTGGAATTGCTGAAAATTTTTGATTTAGATGGTGATGCAGAGACTCTTGCTAAAAATCTTGCCTACGGCCAACAACGTCGTTTGGAAATTGTTCGTGCTCTCGCTACGGAACCTAAAATTCTCTTTTTGGATGAACCAGCCGCAGGTATGAACCCGCAGGAAACAGCCGAATTGACTGAGTTAATTCGTCGCATCAAAGATGAATTTAAGATTACAATCATGCTGATTGAACACGATATGAATCTGGTCATGGAAGTAACAGAACGTATCTACGTACTTGAGTATGGCCGTTTGATTGCACAAGGAACTCCTGACGAAATTAAGACCAATAAACGCGTTATCGAAGCTTATCTAGGAGGTGAAGCCTAA